One part of the Candidatus Firestonebacteria bacterium RIFOXYD2_FULL_39_29 genome encodes these proteins:
- a CDS encoding galactose-1-phosphate uridylyltransferase produces the protein MPELRKDPVSNRWVIISTDRSKRPTDFMDTFKHEKKGGFCPFCYGSEEKTPGEIIAIRPAHTARNTPGWQVRVVPNKFPVLRVEGDLNRRGDGMYDMMEGIGAHEVIIETPEHDKSMADFSYEQVQKVIWTYKMRSQDLKNDLRFEYLLIFRNYGDAAGATLEHPHSQLIATPIIPKRVLEEYGGAKHHYEYKERCVFCDMIKQEMKDGTRIILENRHFVAFAPFAPRFPFETWILPKVHNADFITISEEQSYDMAKILKDTLLKIKGALNDPPYNYIIHTAPLRKTEGYFSHWHMEIIPKLTKVAGFEWGSGFYINPTPPEEAAKYLKEVEI, from the coding sequence ATGCCTGAGCTTAGAAAAGATCCTGTTTCCAACAGATGGGTTATTATTTCAACAGACAGATCTAAAAGACCGACCGATTTTATGGACACCTTCAAACATGAAAAAAAGGGGGGGTTTTGCCCTTTTTGCTATGGCAGCGAGGAAAAAACTCCGGGGGAAATTATAGCAATACGTCCCGCTCATACAGCCCGTAATACTCCGGGCTGGCAGGTAAGAGTTGTTCCAAACAAATTTCCGGTACTCAGGGTAGAAGGAGATCTTAACCGGCGCGGTGACGGTATGTATGATATGATGGAAGGTATTGGAGCCCACGAGGTTATCATTGAAACCCCTGAACATGATAAGAGCATGGCTGATTTTTCTTATGAACAGGTGCAGAAAGTTATCTGGACTTATAAAATGAGATCTCAGGATTTAAAGAACGATCTTAGGTTTGAATATCTTCTTATTTTCCGTAACTACGGAGATGCGGCCGGAGCAACTCTTGAACACCCGCATTCGCAGCTTATTGCCACGCCTATAATACCAAAAAGGGTTCTTGAAGAATATGGAGGAGCCAAGCATCATTATGAATATAAAGAGAGGTGTGTCTTCTGCGATATGATAAAACAGGAGATGAAAGACGGAACCAGGATAATACTGGAAAACAGACATTTTGTTGCGTTTGCTCCGTTTGCTCCGAGGTTTCCGTTTGAAACCTGGATACTCCCAAAAGTTCATAATGCGGATTTTATTACGATAAGCGAAGAGCAATCTTACGATATGGCGAAAATTTTAAAAGACACACTTTTAAAGATAAAAGGAGCATTAAATGATCCGCCGTATAATTATATAATACATACGGCCCCTCTTAGAAAGACCGAAGGTTATTTTAGCCACTGGCATATGGAGATTATTCCAAAACTTACAAAAGTGGCCGGCTTTGAGTGGGGTTCCGGATTTTATATTAATCCGACACCGCCGGAAGAAGCGGCAAAATATTTAAAAGAAGTGGAGATCTGA
- a CDS encoding RNA pseudouridine synthase translates to MQNIVFETEKNETGKRVDIIAAKRSNNSRAATGRWISAGTVLVNGKPVKPSYKLKENDTVVINIPKPVPLDLIPQNISLDIIYEDNDIVVVNKPAKMVVHPAAGVPDGTLVNALLFHCNKLSKEGGVVRPGLVHRLDKDTSGVIVAAKNDYAHRTISKQFKDRKVDKIYKALVWGNFEIKSGYIDVPIGRSESDRKKIGVKTKKARDAYTEYKVLEQYEKTALLEIKIKTGRTHQIRVHLAHIKHPVVGDAVYGKKDANIDRQALHCFFLSFTHPVTGKRVEFEAELPEDIKKAVMFYSVWK, encoded by the coding sequence ATGCAAAATATTGTTTTTGAAACAGAAAAAAATGAAACAGGAAAAAGGGTGGATATAATAGCTGCAAAGCGGAGCAATAATTCCAGGGCTGCAACCGGGCGCTGGATTTCAGCGGGAACTGTTCTGGTAAACGGCAAACCGGTAAAACCAAGTTACAAGCTTAAAGAAAATGATACCGTTGTTATTAATATCCCAAAACCCGTACCTTTGGATCTTATCCCGCAAAACATCTCACTTGATATTATATATGAAGATAATGATATCGTAGTTGTCAATAAACCGGCGAAAATGGTGGTTCATCCTGCGGCAGGAGTGCCTGACGGCACTTTAGTCAATGCCCTGCTCTTTCATTGTAATAAATTATCAAAAGAAGGAGGAGTCGTCCGCCCGGGGCTGGTACACAGGCTGGATAAGGACACTTCCGGAGTGATAGTTGCCGCAAAGAATGACTATGCGCATAGAACAATTTCCAAACAATTTAAAGATAGGAAAGTTGACAAAATCTATAAGGCTCTGGTATGGGGGAATTTTGAAATAAAAAGCGGGTATATTGATGTTCCGATCGGAAGAAGCGAGTCAGACAGGAAAAAAATCGGAGTAAAGACAAAAAAAGCCAGAGATGCCTATACAGAATACAAAGTCCTGGAACAATATGAAAAAACAGCCTTACTTGAAATAAAAATAAAAACAGGCAGAACGCATCAGATAAGAGTTCATCTGGCGCATATCAAACATCCCGTTGTAGGTGATGCTGTCTACGGAAAAAAAGACGCAAATATTGACAGACAAGCATTACACTGCTTTTTCTTAAGCTTTACTCATCCTGTTACAGGAAAAAGAGTGGAATTTGAAGCAGAATTACCTGAGGATATTAAAAAAGCCGTTATGTTTTACTCGGTTTGGAAATAA
- a CDS encoding isoleucine--tRNA ligase, translated as MDYSKTINLPNTSFPMKAGLPQREPVILDIWDKEKLYELIREKRAGNEKFILHDGPPYANGDIHVGTALNKVLKDMVIKYKTMKGFDSPYIPGWDCHGMPIEHKVTEKHKIEHTKEGLLKFRGACRDYALKYVEIQKKQFKRLGILGEWEKPYLSLDHNYEAAIVGTFARLVKEGYIYKGLRPVLWCMTHKTALADAEVEYADETSPTVYVKFLLKNNIKNICPETDGKKVSLLIWTTTPWTLPSNLAICLNPDIDYAVVKIKDEYIILAANLVNTVLEKAKITGFTVVKTGVKGAVLEKLKYFHPFMGWEGLVILGGHVTDQDGTGCVHTAPGHGEDDFFIAKKYGIAPLSPLDDAGRFTSEVKLFEGKKVFEADPLVIELLKEKGVLLYEEKIIHSYPHCWRCRKPVIFRTTEQWFLNVEHKDLRKKMIAAAGGVKWYPAVGENRLKGMLESRPDWCLSRQRYWGVPIPVIYCEKCFEPVLEEGVLSKITGIIGKEGSEAWFSRETSEFLPEKYTCKKCGSSEFKKDTNILDVWFDSSCSHFAVLKNNPKLDWPCEMYLEGSDQHRGWFQVSLITAMALEGKPSFKNVLTHGYVVDGEGKKMSKSLGNLITGEEACKKYGADIVRLWVAASDYTDDIRFSDEILARLMDAYRKIRNTARYLISNLYDYRPGEKDPSYEQLTDLDKYMLHRLEEVIKESTGHYDEYEFYKFYQAIYNFCVVDLSSFYMDILKDRLYVNASDSIIRKGSQFVMYRILTALTKMTAPVLVYTSEEIWQELRKIGVPEKSVHASDWPVVSEKYINNEIKTKYEKIIALRSETLKLLEVLRNTKVIGHPYEAKVVVNTASDGDFMLYKQYEKELPGIFIVSQVEVIKADKNLVEVKKADGVKCERCWNFSATVGKDSAHASLCERCVTVLKETKQY; from the coding sequence ATGGATTACAGTAAAACAATAAATCTTCCAAATACTTCTTTTCCCATGAAAGCCGGGCTGCCTCAGAGGGAGCCGGTAATACTTGATATCTGGGATAAGGAAAAACTTTACGAACTGATACGCGAAAAAAGAGCGGGGAATGAAAAGTTTATCCTGCATGACGGGCCGCCTTATGCTAACGGCGATATTCATGTCGGTACTGCTTTAAATAAAGTACTGAAAGATATGGTGATAAAATATAAAACTATGAAAGGTTTTGACTCTCCCTACATTCCCGGTTGGGACTGTCATGGTATGCCTATTGAACATAAAGTAACGGAAAAACATAAAATTGAACACACCAAAGAGGGCTTGCTGAAATTCAGAGGAGCTTGCCGTGATTATGCCTTAAAGTATGTCGAAATTCAGAAAAAACAGTTTAAGCGGCTGGGAATACTCGGAGAATGGGAAAAGCCTTACTTGTCTCTGGATCATAATTACGAAGCGGCTATCGTCGGAACCTTTGCGCGCCTTGTAAAAGAAGGTTATATTTACAAAGGCCTGAGACCCGTACTCTGGTGCATGACGCACAAAACAGCTCTGGCAGATGCTGAAGTGGAATATGCAGATGAAACTTCCCCGACAGTTTATGTTAAATTTCTTCTTAAAAATAATATTAAAAATATCTGTCCGGAAACTGACGGGAAAAAAGTAAGTTTACTTATCTGGACAACTACCCCTTGGACGCTTCCGTCCAATCTGGCTATTTGTCTTAATCCTGATATTGATTATGCCGTTGTAAAAATAAAAGATGAATATATAATTCTTGCCGCCAATCTTGTAAATACAGTTCTGGAAAAAGCAAAAATTACCGGTTTTACCGTGGTAAAAACAGGTGTTAAAGGCGCAGTTCTGGAAAAGCTTAAATACTTTCATCCGTTTATGGGGTGGGAAGGTCTTGTGATACTTGGCGGGCATGTTACGGATCAGGACGGTACAGGCTGCGTGCATACGGCTCCCGGACACGGAGAAGATGACTTTTTTATTGCAAAAAAATACGGTATAGCCCCGCTTAGCCCGCTTGATGATGCCGGCAGATTTACCTCAGAGGTTAAGCTTTTTGAAGGAAAGAAAGTATTTGAGGCGGATCCTCTGGTGATTGAACTTTTAAAAGAGAAAGGGGTCTTGCTCTATGAAGAAAAGATAATCCACTCCTACCCTCATTGCTGGCGCTGCAGAAAGCCTGTTATTTTCAGAACGACGGAACAATGGTTTTTGAATGTTGAACATAAAGATCTGAGAAAGAAGATGATTGCTGCTGCCGGGGGCGTAAAATGGTATCCGGCTGTAGGGGAAAACAGGCTGAAAGGCATGCTTGAAAGCCGGCCTGACTGGTGTCTTTCGAGACAGCGATATTGGGGCGTTCCAATCCCTGTTATATACTGCGAAAAATGCTTTGAACCGGTTCTTGAAGAAGGGGTATTGAGCAAAATTACCGGCATTATAGGAAAAGAAGGGAGCGAAGCGTGGTTCTCCCGTGAAACATCGGAATTCCTTCCGGAAAAATATACCTGCAAAAAATGCGGAAGTTCGGAGTTTAAAAAAGACACAAATATCCTGGATGTCTGGTTTGACTCTTCCTGTTCTCATTTTGCAGTTTTAAAAAATAACCCGAAGCTTGACTGGCCTTGCGAGATGTATCTTGAAGGTTCGGATCAGCATCGAGGATGGTTTCAGGTTTCGCTCATTACTGCGATGGCACTGGAAGGCAAGCCTTCTTTTAAAAATGTTTTAACTCACGGTTATGTCGTGGACGGTGAAGGCAAAAAAATGTCAAAATCCCTCGGTAATTTAATTACGGGGGAAGAGGCCTGCAAAAAATACGGCGCTGATATAGTCCGCCTCTGGGTGGCGGCTTCTGATTACACCGATGATATCCGTTTTTCGGATGAGATACTTGCCAGGCTTATGGATGCCTACAGGAAAATAAGAAATACGGCGAGATACTTAATCTCCAATCTTTATGATTACAGGCCGGGGGAAAAAGATCCCTCCTATGAGCAGCTTACAGATCTGGATAAATATATGCTTCACCGGCTGGAAGAAGTAATAAAAGAATCAACCGGACATTATGATGAATATGAATTTTATAAATTCTATCAGGCAATCTATAATTTTTGTGTGGTAGATTTAAGCTCTTTTTATATGGATATTCTAAAAGACCGCCTTTATGTGAATGCTTCTGATTCTATTATCCGAAAAGGTTCTCAATTTGTTATGTATAGAATACTGACGGCGTTGACTAAAATGACGGCGCCGGTCCTTGTTTATACTTCTGAAGAGATATGGCAGGAACTCAGAAAAATAGGCGTGCCTGAGAAAAGTGTGCATGCTTCTGATTGGCCTGTGGTTTCCGAAAAGTATATAAACAATGAGATAAAAACAAAGTATGAAAAAATAATAGCGCTTCGATCGGAAACTCTGAAACTGCTTGAGGTTCTCAGGAATACAAAAGTAATCGGTCATCCGTATGAAGCAAAAGTTGTTGTAAATACGGCTTCTGACGGGGATTTTATGCTTTATAAACAATATGAAAAAGAATTGCCGGGTATTTTCATAGTTTCGCAGGTGGAAGTTATAAAAGCGGATAAGAACCTTGTAGAAGTAAAAAAGGCGGATGGTGTTAAATGTGAAAGGTGCTGGAATTTCAGCGCTACAGTGGGAAAAGACAGCGCGCATGCCTCTCTATGTGAAAGATGCGTGACGGTTCTCAAGGAGACTAAGCAATACTGA
- a CDS encoding adenylyltransferase, whose protein sequence is MRTTLSSSEKEIYKRQILLFGEKGQKRLKKSTVFMVGAGGLGSSAAFYLAGAGVGRIIIADADKVELSNLNRQVLHGMKRIGKNKALSAKITLEALNSNIKIEAVTERITGANIDKYVKKADILLDCLDNFETRFLLNAYAVKKKKPLLFGAIYGFFGQLAFIRPGKSFCLACIFEGLPVKGIFPVLGATPGVIGSLQAMEAVKYLSGAGGNLNSELLTWDGLKQEFRKVILKRNLLCKVCGKEK, encoded by the coding sequence ATGAGAACAACTTTATCATCATCTGAAAAAGAAATATATAAGCGGCAGATTTTGCTTTTTGGGGAAAAAGGGCAAAAAAGGCTTAAAAAATCAACCGTTTTTATGGTCGGCGCGGGCGGTCTTGGGAGTTCTGCTGCTTTTTATCTTGCCGGAGCAGGAGTTGGGCGGATCATAATAGCTGATGCTGATAAGGTAGAGCTTTCTAATCTTAACCGTCAGGTACTACATGGAATGAAAAGGATAGGAAAAAACAAAGCACTCTCTGCCAAGATCACCTTGGAAGCTTTAAACAGTAATATTAAAATAGAAGCGGTTACTGAAAGAATAACCGGTGCGAACATAGATAAATATGTAAAAAAAGCCGACATTCTCCTTGACTGTTTGGATAATTTTGAAACAAGGTTCCTTCTCAACGCCTATGCTGTTAAAAAGAAAAAGCCCCTGTTGTTTGGCGCGATATACGGTTTCTTTGGACAGCTGGCGTTTATCAGACCGGGAAAAAGTTTTTGTCTTGCTTGTATATTTGAAGGCTTGCCGGTAAAAGGAATATTCCCTGTACTCGGAGCAACGCCCGGAGTTATCGGCTCACTTCAGGCTATGGAAGCGGTAAAATATCTTTCCGGAGCCGGCGGGAATTTGAACAGCGAACTTTTAACTTGGGACGGATTAAAACAAGAGTTTCGTAAGGTTATATTAAAAAGAAATTTACTCTGCAAAGTCTGCGGGAAGGAAAAATAA
- a CDS encoding methyltransferase gives MADFKEISDAVIKGQAPKVKELVQKAVNEKVTASDILQKGLIVGMGFIGERFKKNEVYVPEVLIAARAMKAGMEILKPLLATAGVQPLGVVVLGTVKGDLHDIGKNLVGMMLEGAGFKVVDVGIDASPEKFINATKESKASVIAMSALLTTTMVAMKSAIEELKKAGVTAKVMIGGAPVTQAYADEIGASGYAPDAASAVDKAKELLKK, from the coding sequence ATGGCAGACTTTAAGGAAATTTCTGACGCAGTAATAAAAGGGCAGGCACCAAAAGTGAAGGAGCTGGTACAAAAAGCAGTAAACGAAAAGGTTACTGCCAGCGATATTCTTCAAAAAGGTCTTATTGTCGGGATGGGTTTTATCGGAGAAAGATTCAAAAAGAATGAGGTCTATGTCCCGGAAGTTCTTATTGCAGCGAGAGCTATGAAAGCAGGTATGGAAATATTAAAACCCCTGCTTGCAACTGCAGGTGTTCAACCTCTCGGGGTGGTTGTTCTGGGTACCGTAAAAGGCGACTTGCATGATATTGGTAAGAATCTTGTAGGAATGATGCTTGAAGGCGCGGGTTTTAAGGTTGTTGACGTTGGTATTGATGCGTCTCCGGAAAAGTTTATTAATGCGACGAAAGAAAGCAAAGCATCCGTTATTGCTATGTCAGCGCTTCTTACCACTACCATGGTAGCCATGAAATCGGCTATTGAAGAACTGAAAAAAGCAGGTGTTACTGCGAAAGTAATGATCGGCGGCGCTCCGGTTACTCAGGCTTATGCGGATGAAATAGGAGCTTCGGGCTATGCGCCTGATGCTGCGAGCGCGGTTGACAAAGCAAAAGAATTATTAAAAAAGTAA
- a CDS encoding [FeFe] hydrogenase H-cluster radical SAM maturase HydG, translated as MNIIDEVRILKVLEKTKEPDIKIVQNVINKAKERKGLNLEEVGVLINLTEPRLLKEMFDTAAKIKEEIYGERLVFFAPLYVSDYCMNDCAYCNFHQTNKGLKRSKLTLEQVREQVKILINMGHKRVLLEFGEDKKENPIEYVVDVINEIYKVKTEKGNIRRVNVNIAATTVENYKKIKAANIGTYQLFQETYHRPTYAKLHKGPKADYDRQLTAHDRALEAGIDDRGLGVLFGLYDWKFEVLGLIAHAEHMDKVGGVGPHTISVPRLCEAPTVKYSPEYPVSDDDFLKIIAILRLSVPYTGMIISTRETPEIRRKAFKIGISQTSAASVTSTGGYGNQTDSVQFTSHDPRSLEEVIKDALADKLLPSFCTACYRLGRTGEDFMYLSKPGEIHTFCRTNGLLTFAEYLEDFASNKLKEDGYKVIDYYTKKIENPVLLTRVKEGLTEIKKGKRDIFY; from the coding sequence ATGAACATTATTGATGAAGTAAGAATACTTAAGGTTTTGGAAAAAACGAAAGAGCCTGACATAAAAATAGTGCAAAATGTAATTAACAAGGCAAAGGAAAGAAAAGGTTTGAACCTTGAAGAGGTGGGAGTTCTTATTAATCTTACTGAGCCCCGGCTTCTTAAAGAGATGTTTGATACTGCTGCTAAAATAAAAGAAGAGATCTACGGCGAACGTCTTGTTTTCTTTGCACCTCTTTATGTTTCGGATTATTGCATGAATGATTGTGCCTATTGTAATTTTCATCAGACAAATAAAGGTCTAAAGAGAAGTAAGCTTACGCTGGAACAGGTAAGAGAGCAGGTAAAGATACTTATTAATATGGGGCACAAGAGAGTTCTGCTGGAATTCGGAGAAGATAAAAAAGAAAATCCCATAGAGTATGTCGTTGATGTAATAAACGAAATTTATAAAGTTAAAACCGAAAAAGGTAACATTCGCAGGGTCAATGTAAATATTGCCGCGACTACTGTGGAAAATTACAAAAAAATAAAAGCCGCGAATATCGGGACTTACCAGCTTTTTCAGGAAACATATCACAGGCCTACTTATGCAAAACTGCATAAAGGCCCAAAAGCTGATTATGACAGGCAGTTAACCGCGCACGACAGAGCTCTGGAAGCGGGAATTGATGACCGGGGGCTTGGTGTTCTCTTCGGGCTTTATGACTGGAAGTTCGAAGTTCTCGGTCTTATTGCTCACGCAGAGCATATGGATAAGGTCGGAGGCGTCGGACCGCATACTATATCTGTACCCCGTCTTTGTGAAGCGCCGACGGTAAAATACTCTCCGGAATATCCTGTTTCAGATGATGATTTTTTAAAGATAATCGCCATACTCAGACTTTCCGTCCCATATACCGGCATGATAATTTCAACACGGGAAACTCCCGAGATTAGAAGAAAGGCATTTAAGATAGGCATTTCCCAGACTTCCGCGGCTTCTGTCACTTCTACGGGAGGATACGGCAATCAGACAGATTCGGTGCAATTTACCTCTCACGACCCGAGAAGCCTTGAAGAGGTCATAAAAGATGCTTTGGCGGACAAGCTGTTACCTTCTTTCTGTACAGCCTGCTACAGGCTGGGACGGACGGGAGAAGATTTTATGTATCTGTCAAAGCCCGGAGAAATTCACACTTTTTGCCGCACAAACGGTTTGCTCACCTTTGCCGAATACCTCGAGGATTTTGCCTCAAATAAATTAAAAGAGGACGGATACAAGGTTATAGACTATTACACGAAAAAAATAGAAAACCCGGTATTGCTCACAAGGGTGAAAGAAGGACTGACGGAAATTAAGAAAGGAAAAAGAGATATTTTCTACTAA
- a CDS encoding signal peptidase II, protein MWIYFVITGVILLDQAVKYFVQHRMYLNESISVIGEIFRITYIMNKGAAFGMLSDLDARIRIPFFLIIGFCFLGFVFYYFKKILVEGVLARLSFSLIIGGAVGNLIDRITFQGQVRDFIELGINARYKFAVFNIADAAISTGVCLLIIHFMTGSKKEQNVS, encoded by the coding sequence ATGTGGATTTACTTTGTAATAACAGGGGTTATTTTACTTGATCAGGCGGTAAAATATTTTGTGCAGCACCGCATGTATTTAAACGAATCCATTTCTGTAATTGGAGAGATTTTTCGTATTACCTATATTATGAACAAAGGCGCTGCTTTCGGTATGCTTTCGGATTTGGATGCGAGAATCCGTATACCTTTTTTTCTTATCATTGGTTTTTGTTTTCTCGGGTTTGTCTTCTATTACTTTAAGAAAATACTTGTAGAGGGTGTTCTTGCCCGGCTTTCTTTTTCTCTTATTATAGGCGGTGCAGTGGGAAATCTGATTGACAGGATCACTTTTCAGGGTCAAGTCAGGGATTTTATTGAATTGGGGATAAATGCCCGGTACAAATTCGCGGTATTCAATATTGCCGATGCTGCAATTTCGACAGGGGTTTGTCTGCTTATAATACATTTCATGACAGGCTCTAAAAAGGAACAAAATGTATCCTGA
- a CDS encoding lipase: MSIANKKKYLSEVKSIMRSKWPANRTVNIVCHGHSVPSGYFKTPFVDTFNSYPHLLHLALKKKYPYAVVNVIVTAIGGENSKSGAKRFKRDVLSLKPDVVTIDYSLNDRGLGLKPAKKYWNSMIKKAKVAGIKVILLSPTGDWTENLENENNRLNLHGLQVEKLAKENGVGFVDSLKIYRRHIKSGKNLRQLLSQINHPNAKAHKMIAKQLSTWF, encoded by the coding sequence ATGTCCATTGCCAACAAGAAGAAATATTTATCTGAAGTAAAATCTATTATGCGTTCCAAGTGGCCTGCTAACCGTACTGTTAATATTGTGTGTCACGGGCACAGTGTTCCTTCTGGATATTTCAAAACCCCTTTTGTCGATACTTTTAATTCTTACCCGCACCTCCTGCATCTTGCTCTAAAGAAAAAATATCCTTATGCCGTGGTGAATGTGATAGTCACCGCCATAGGCGGGGAAAACTCCAAAAGCGGGGCGAAGAGATTCAAAAGGGACGTCCTAAGTCTAAAGCCGGATGTTGTAACCATAGATTACTCTCTGAATGACCGGGGACTTGGGCTCAAACCTGCGAAAAAATACTGGAACTCTATGATAAAAAAGGCTAAAGTGGCCGGGATAAAAGTGATACTTCTTTCACCCACCGGGGATTGGACGGAGAACCTTGAAAATGAAAATAACCGGCTTAATCTACACGGGTTGCAGGTAGAAAAGCTTGCAAAAGAAAATGGAGTCGGGTTTGTTGACAGTCTCAAAATCTACCGAAGGCATATTAAATCCGGAAAAAATTTAAGACAGCTGCTCTCCCAGATCAACCACCCGAACGCAAAAGCCCATAAAATGATAGCAAAACAGCTGTCAACGTGGTTCTAA
- a CDS encoding hydrogenase accessory protein HypB translates to MKKIKLSANILEENDLAANKARKYFTKQNIFVINFMGSPGSGKTTLISGIIKLLKKKYSLGVIEGDVATAKDAEKIAKLKIPVALLNTDQIGNACHLTSKMIRKAYKKLGEKVNILFIENIGNLVCPAEFDLGEHLRISMTSITEGDDKISKYPPMFMKADVIVVNKFDLLRHFDFSVKGVKKDIARLNPKAKVFYLDATAGKDLDKFAAYLEERLINLQFTIE, encoded by the coding sequence TTGAAGAAAATAAAACTTTCCGCGAACATCCTTGAAGAAAATGATTTGGCGGCTAATAAAGCGCGTAAATATTTTACAAAGCAAAATATCTTTGTCATAAATTTCATGGGTTCCCCCGGCTCCGGAAAAACTACTCTCATCTCCGGGATTATAAAACTTCTAAAAAAGAAGTATTCCCTCGGTGTAATTGAAGGTGATGTAGCGACTGCTAAAGATGCGGAGAAAATCGCAAAGTTAAAAATTCCCGTAGCGCTTTTAAATACGGACCAGATAGGCAATGCCTGCCATCTCACTTCGAAGATGATACGGAAAGCCTATAAGAAGCTTGGAGAAAAAGTTAATATTCTTTTCATTGAGAATATAGGTAACCTGGTTTGCCCCGCGGAATTTGACCTTGGAGAACATCTGCGTATTTCCATGACATCGATAACGGAAGGTGATGATAAGATCAGCAAGTACCCGCCGATGTTCATGAAGGCTGATGTGATTGTCGTGAACAAGTTCGATCTTCTAAGGCATTTCGATTTTAGCGTGAAAGGCGTAAAGAAAGACATTGCAAGGTTAAATCCGAAAGCGAAGGTGTTTTACCTTGATGCGACGGCAGGAAAAGACCTGGACAAGTTTGCAGCGTATCTGGAAGAAAGATTAATTAATTTACAATTTACGATTGAATGA
- a CDS encoding prolipoprotein diacylglyceryl transferase encodes MYPELFKIGSLTIYSYGLFVAIGFLAATYIAGRRAKAAGILPEKIMDINIYTFLAGIIGARILYVLTESKYYMKSPGEILKIWEGGLVFYGALIGGVLFYFWYVKRQKLDALLVGDIIIPAVALGQAIGRLGCFMRGCCYGRESNIFGIVFKDIREPRIPTQLIESAAVLAVFFFLTYRKPKFKGEIFALYLVMYGTVRFLIEFLRGDERGPVFFNLLSVSQFISLFAVLAGVIFYRRFKAKNT; translated from the coding sequence ATGTATCCTGAACTTTTTAAAATAGGTTCTTTGACCATATACTCTTACGGTTTATTTGTAGCCATAGGATTTTTAGCCGCTACTTATATCGCGGGACGCCGTGCCAAAGCAGCCGGAATTCTGCCCGAAAAAATAATGGATATAAATATTTATACTTTTCTGGCGGGCATAATAGGGGCCAGGATTCTATATGTGTTGACCGAGTCAAAATATTATATGAAGTCTCCGGGAGAGATACTTAAAATCTGGGAAGGGGGTTTGGTGTTTTACGGGGCACTTATCGGAGGAGTACTCTTTTATTTCTGGTATGTAAAAAGGCAAAAACTTGACGCTTTGCTTGTCGGGGATATTATAATTCCGGCGGTAGCTCTCGGGCAGGCGATAGGCAGGCTGGGTTGTTTTATGAGGGGGTGCTGCTATGGCAGGGAGAGTAATATATTTGGGATTGTCTTTAAGGATATCAGAGAACCCCGCATTCCGACACAACTGATAGAATCAGCTGCAGTTTTAGCCGTCTTTTTCTTTCTTACATATAGAAAGCCTAAATTTAAAGGGGAGATATTTGCTTTATATTTAGTAATGTATGGAACAGTAAGGTTTTTAATAGAGTTTTTAAGAGGAGATGAAAGAGGTCCTGTATTCTTTAATCTGCTCTCGGTCTCGCAATTTATAAGCCTTTTTGCTGTTCTCGCAGGCGTTATTTTTTACAGGCGTTTTAAAGCAAAAAACACCTGA